Genomic segment of Euleptes europaea isolate rEulEur1 chromosome 21, rEulEur1.hap1, whole genome shotgun sequence:
TAAATTCAGAAAAGTTCCTTGCATTCTTGGTTGGGACCAGTAGTCTGGGCCTGCTCAAAGGTTCAAAAGCCCAAGGAGGCCTTGCAGTTGGGGGTGGGGCAAGTATTCTATATCAGAAACATGACCCTGATGTTCTGTGTTGCAGGCCCCCTCTGCCGGCACAGACACACCCGGCGTGTTATTTGTGTGAATTATCTGGTGGGGTTCTGTCCGGAGGGGCCAGCTTGCAAATTCATGCAGTGAGTATATTCCTGGACTGTCTCCCTGGTCTTCCGCTTTCCCCCCTTGAATCTGACATGGGTCAGTCACTATGCCACATAGCACTCCTTGTGGATAGAAAAGCATTTTTTAGCTTGGCAGCGATCCCACATTTGACCTTCAACTTTAACATGTTTTGTGCAACGTGTTCTTACATGAATAACCTCAAGCTATTTCCCCTGCGATCCAAATCAGTATACATGTGTCAGGGCTGTACCAGGCAATGGCGTCCGCCTGCATGCGCGAAACTAACACATTTTCGGCGCCTATATATTTGGGATTGCTGGCCTGCATATACCAAGGTCCAGATTCAAACCAACACTTGGAAAAACGAGGGGGGGAAAGACTCCTAAACAAATGGGGTTTTTCTTTTGCAAACAGAGAGACCAAATCAATCTGCAATAAGGTGGAGCAATAATGACCTTATTAATAAGGTGGAACAGTAATGACAATTACCAAATGGAAATGCAGCgcagtaaataaaaatatatataaaaaacacttcCCTACATTGGCTGCCTACATAGAGGGATAATAAACCTATAAAATAAACTGAGACATATTACCTGTgaagagaagtgtgtgtgtgtggtggggggaacaGAAAAGGAGATTTATACTGTACAGGAAAGAGGGGGTCCCCTAGAGTGAAGGTCTCTGGGCATCAAAAGCATCTCTTGTTCTGTTGTGGAGACTGATCAGGGCGCATGTGCCTCTAGGACAGAGATGGGGCTGCGGCATGATGGAGATCGCTTTTTGGATGACTTTGTGGAACGGATTCCAGCCAGTTCCTCAAGATTCAGCTCTGCCTTTGCCTCTTCCCTGATGtcctttttcctttcttctttcaaaCCAGCCCTCGATTTGAGCTCCCCATGGGAACCACAGAACAGCCGCCCCTGCCTCAGCCGCCGCAACCGCAGCAAAAGGTATGCAGCTTCTCGCTCACATCTCCAGCGAGCGATGAAGGTGCTTCTGGGAATTCTCTGTGGCTGTCGGATGGCATGCGGGTGGCATAGAGGAATCACATTATATCTATTCCTTGAGATGATGTCACAGCCTATaaatgaaggagggggagaaatgatCCACAAGGCCATGTTTGCCCTGAGGGTCATGGAGGGGTGGGACTGATCGGACATGGTGGCATaacttgcagaagaagaagagttggtttttatatgccgactttctctgctgtttaacgaaaaatcaaaccagcttacaatcgccttcccctccccaaaacacaccctgggggggggggctgagagagctccaaaagaactgtgactagcccaaggtcaaccaactggcttcacatgtaggagtgggaaaaccaacccggttcaccagagtagcgaccgccgctcacgtggaggagtggggaatcaaacctggttctccagagtctaccgctcctagccaccgctgttaaccagacagacaacctttattggcatactcgCTGTTAACTACTACACGCTGGCTAGAATATACTTTGAAGGGCATGAGCTTAAACCACCCAGCAGTTGCGTGGCTGTTCCAGCACCCTAGGCCTGAGTGACAAGAGATGTATTGGGAAGGCCTGGGTTCTTGCACAGGGCTCTTTTATTGTTGGGCATGTAATGCTTAGCCTAGCCCACAGAGGTGCCTCGAAAAGACTGATGTGGGCTGTTCTTTTTCCCGCCTGCAGCAAAATAACAACCCGCCATTGCAGAGGTCGTCCTCCCTGATCCAGTTGACGAGTCAGAACTCTTCTCCCAACCAACAGAGGACCCCACAGGTCATCGGCGTCATGCAGTCCCAAAACAACAGTGTCGGCAACAGGGGCCCCCGGCCACTGGAGCAGGTCACTTGCTACAAGGTAAGTCGAAGGCACAACGGTGCGTGGGGGTGTTTTGATTTGGAGAACCTTGCAAACGTAATAGCCCCATTCACGGCTGTATGTCATTTTCATGCCTCTGTTCAGGTGCAAGGAATTGGGGAAACAGCTTGCGTTTTGAATGGGATGTTGAACTCTGGGATGTGGGAACGTAAGAATGTAGGAACTGGCAAGGAGGCAGCTGGGACGGGCTGAAAGCAGTGTTGAAAGTCATAAACTTGCCCTCACTCCTGCAAAGAGCCCGTTTGTGGAAATGACTCGCATATTCAGATGTCTGAACCGTAAGGGATAGAAACTCCTGAATCAGGATTTCATAAGGAAGAAATCCTGCTCTCTTTATCTCTGAGGTGGCTGCCGTTTCCGCCCAGGATGTTGTGCATTTAAATAGCTTCAtgtcttttcttcccccccccctccttcctcgaGTGTGGTGAAAAAGGACATTATGCCAATCGGTGCACAAAGGGACACTTGGCTTTTCTCAGTGGACAGTGAGCCAGCAACCGTACCGGAGACAACTtcactggaaagaaaaaaggggagcgGAATGATGCCACCAATTCGAAGCGTTGATCTGTTTTTTTTAAGCACCTGTGCCAGAAGAGCTGCCCCGCCGGGGACTCCTGATGTGCAACACTTTTGTAACTTCCTCATTTGTTTTAACCTTTTTAAAATTAGAACTTGAGTGGATTCTGCCTTAACTGAGATGCAACCCATTGGGGAAGTGGGACTGACGggcggggaggggaaaaaaatacacgCACCTCAAATTGCATTCAGAATGGATACTTTTTCTTTTGTGCTCGAAGTCCTCGGTTGTTCAAGCAGTCCCTGAACACTGAAGACAGTGCTAAAGGGCTAGTCTGTGCTCTGCACCACGTGGAAGGAAGCATCACACGTCTGTATTCTCTGCATTTGGATGCGTACCTGTGGGGGATGAGGATTGGCATAGCTCTCTGCAGGAGCTTCTGTGGTGTTCTGGCAGTTGATCACAGAGCGGGAGCAGCACATGCCATGAGCCTGCGCATACAGCTTGCCCTCAGTAAATGGCTAGGTCAAAAAACAGCCTCAAGGTGAAGAGCAAAGGAGCTTGAAAAGTTCTGGGCCCCGGTGGACAGGTGCTAGAAACACACCTGTATAAAGAAACTAGCGTTACTTAAACCCTTTGGCTCTTGTAGGCCTTGACTAAGCGTTTGTTAGCCGAACATCCCCATACCCAAAACTCTGCCAGTGGACTCCCTCAGGTAGACTTCTTCGAAGCTGAGTCAGAAGACTGCGCTGCTCTAACTCAAGCCTTATCCCTCAGCAGCTAACTACCTTCAAAGcatcatttatttttgtttcttttttaaatggatGTAGCATTTGAAAAAAGTTGGGAGTATTTTgatttctggaaaaaaatgactttttggagggggaaaaatgtgCCTAGGAAGAATACAACTGGAACACACGTGTTTCTTAGTTGATTaaagactcccccacccccaaaagcctATGTTGTCATCTGTGGAGAACGTAGCAACTCTTCAGCAAGCAATCAATATATTCAAGGATAGTTTTtgtactgaaaataaaacagcagctGATTTCAAGAAGTGACAGTATGCCAGTTAACACACTTTACTTACCAGGAGCTATTAGGTCTGGAATGGACAACCCAGTATCAAGGCTTGCGCTTGGCACAGATGCTGGAAAGTGTCGGCTGCTGATCTGTGCGTCCTGTATGGCCAGCGCACTATCCCTTGCGTGAGGAGGGAACCCAGTGGGGGCTTCCAACTACCCTTTTGGGAGAGAGGCCCTCATGTTTGTCCTTATGAACAGCTGTGAGTTGGAGCACTGTGCAGTTCAATTGGGGCCCTATGGATCTGTACGCCAGCCGTTGATGGCTACGGACCTTCCAAGGGCAACCAGTCTTCCACCCTTTACAAAACACAGCACTTATTTTAAATTAGAGTTGGATGTCAATTTCCTCCCAATCGGAGGAAACGTCAGGGGTTAATACGATACTTTATACCCGGTTCAGGGCCGTCCATGCATTCTTTTCAACTACTCCTGCATCACATTGTCCGTTtctataaataaatgctgtgcgATCTGCCAACACAAAAAATCCTCTCAAAGAAATGTTTTATTATTGGTCACCATACACTGCTCATTCAGGAAAAGAATTCAGCTTTTAAGGACTAGGAGCCTCAATAGACGGGATCTCTTCTCTTCCCACTGCCAGTCAGGACGGCCTGTATTGTTCTGGTGCATTCAGTCTCAGTGATACTTCCTCCAGCGGTCATGCTCTGAACGATTAAAACAAGTCAGTTTGCTTTGGGTTTATTGTGTTCACCCAGTAAGGGGGACAAAAAAAGGATGACTTTTTCTTTAGCTGAGTACAATACTAAGCAGGAACCAATGCCAATTAACTTTGCTAGctcaagaagagttggcttttatatgctgactttctctcccacttaagagagactcaaaccagcttacaatcaccttcccctccccagaacagacaacctgtgaggtaggtggggctgagagtgactagcccaaggtcacccagctgacttcgtgtgtaggagtggggaaacaattccagatcagcctccgccgctcacgtggaggagtggggaatcaaacctggttctacagatcagtccactgctcttaaccactataccacgctggctctcaggcaagAAACAGTAAGCTTGCCCTGATGCGAGTAACTGGAAATTCCTAACACCTAATGTCAGGCCTGGTGGATTAGGTAAAAGGCTTATTTAGGCCAGCAGCCCTGACAGATGCTTCTAGGAAACGAGCAGGCCAGGCCAGTTCAGAGGTACTGTGGACCTCCTGTTTACAAGATTTCCTAGGAGCCCTGTCTTGTTTCCCAATACTGCTCTCTCTGCCTGCCCTGCCAGGATCAACTGGAATGCTCTTGCCCGATCCTTTGGAAGTAATCAACTTGCCCTGCCTCTTCCAAACATTTCAAGCTCTACTCTATCCTCTAAAAGGTTGTTGGATTTAAGACCCCAAGATGCACACTAGCAGGCTCTTACACTCAGATGTGAAAAATTCTCCACCTTCTCAGAatgcgtttttttttttaaagcagacttTCAGACATATAAGATTTTACTCACTAATATGGTCGTAGCTCCAGATATAGCTGATCACCACGTAGCTTGTAAGGAGTATGGCAATACCCCCGATGCCACCTTTCTTCACATTAATGTACTTATTGTAAAATCGATTGGtacctaaagggggggggaggaaaaaaaactcaGCTTCAAAAAGTTGCTTTCTTGGCCTACGGATATTGATGGCGCCACCTTAACAGCAAGGGGTGGGAGTCGAGAACCACTCAGAGGTGGCCAATTCTGCCGTAAAGCAAACTCCATGCAGAAGGACGCAGGCTGGTTCTCATGCCTCCAGCACCAAGGAATTCAGCAGGGGTAGGGAAGGTCCCCTTCCCGCAACCTTGAAGAGCCAACACTAATTGCAGTTCCCAATCCCAGCCCAAGGGTAGAGTTCACGTACCAGTGGGCCTGCAAGTTTACTGATTCTCAAGTAGTTTCTGCCTCTCCCGATAATCCTAATCTGACTAAAGTGAGGTTTTACTCACAAAACTTTATACTCTGGACATTTTTTGCTGGTCTTTaaaggtggtactggacttgaGTTTTTTTCGGTCAATAATGAGATACAGAATTTGTTCGAGGTTGTAATCTTACATGCCCCTTTGCTCGCCAGTTCCACCGAACTCGGGGTTGTAGCGGCATGATTTAAAGACAAACTTGGCACTCAATCTTATACAATTTTGCTGGGCAGTTCAATGAGAGGACTGAGTACGGGGGGCACTGGATCATACTGTGTTATCCCCAAGCCCCAAAGCACAAGACTGTCAAAAATAAAGCTAGGACTAGTAATCCATAGTCAACTGAACCAACAAGCCTTCCACTATCCTCAGGTGCAGCTTCTACCACTAGGGATGCACCCCTCCAGAGCAGGCTTCTGCCTACAACTCACCTCGTTGGTAAGCTTTAACAATCCCCGCGGGGCTGTAATCGCACGACGCCAGCCATGCCGGCAGCTGACCCAGTTTGACATCCAGGAGCCTCAAGTCTTTAACAGGAACTAGAAGAGAGAACACAAGgagagttcatagaatcacatagttggaagggaccgccagggtcatctagtccaacccctcgcACGGCTGTtgagaggttaaaatggaggaggggagaatgctgACTGCcagtttggggagaaaagcaggataataaATCTCTCCCCAGATAAATACAGCCATGTGTacatatagaatcacagagttggaagggaccaccaaggtcatctagtccaaccccctgcacaatgcaggaaattcacaactacctcctccccaccacaaaccccaagtgacccctactccatgcccagaagatggccaagatgccctccctcccatctgcttaaggttatcgaatcagcattgctgacagatggccatctagcctcggcttaaaaacctccagggaaggagagcttcaccacctcccgaggaagcctgcgctttgactgttagaaaatccttcctgatatctagacggaaactctttggatttaacttctacccgttggttctggtccgaccttctggggcaaacagaaaaccactcggcaccctcctgtacacgacagcccttcaagtacttgcagaCTGGATGGGTAGGCAAGCGCATCATTTTAAAGGCGTGCATCAGCACGAGCCGGCTGGATTTCCGCCTGTCGCGTGAAAGAGACCTGGGCGGCAGATATGCGCATGCGCAGAAAGgctgcgcgcgcgcacacacacacacaaaagaagggTCTCGTTATtcggagtcccccccccctcccgggacacCCCCAGGGACCGAGGCAGGCCCGAGgactggggcggggggtgggCACGAGCGGATTCCCCCCCCTCGCCGAACCGGGCCGCCGcgcagccgggtgaccttgaagGCTCCCTTCAAGCCAACAGCCGCTTACCGAGCCGGTCCGCCATCTTGCCGCGGCCAGGAACGCGCGAGGGgctctgggaaaggaaagaaaaggggggaaaagcggAGGCCGCGCCCAGAGGCTCACGGGAAGGAGGGCGTCCTGAGTCGCCCTTTTTGCCGCTGCCAGGAACGCGTGAGGGGCTctgggaaagaaaagggaaaaaaaggaggcCGCGCCCAGAGGCTCACGGGAAGAAGGGCGGCTTAGGGGCGAGGCTGAGTCGAGAGGGAATGGGAATTTAAAGCGACAGGGGCACGAGTCtggggtggttgttttttttaagaccgACTGACTGTGCAATCATAAAGGGGGTCACTCCAGCCTATGCCCGTCCATTTCGATGCGTTGAGCCTTATTTTGGAACAAAACGTCCATTTTTGAAGGCGCAGCCGAAGAAGCGGCCTCTCCTCGtccaaaacaaataaaacaccgGCTGCAGTGATAAACGTTTTGGGGGCGGCCGGGCCGAGCCCGTCCCTGCAGGGAAGTCCAGTTGCAAAGGGATGCTTTCGGAGCAATCGGCGGCGGAGCATGCGCTGTGCACGCAGAGGGGCCCCAATTCAACCCCCTGTGCCTCTAGGTCCAAGGACCTGTCGGGCGAGCCCGCCGGCTCGCGAGCACCATTTCAGACTGGCCAGCAGAGGGCAGTCTCGGCTTGCAAAAACCCGACCCGTTTCCCCTATTTCCCATTGCTTTCTTCCTTGTGTACCTTCTACACTAGTCCACTAGGGGGGGCTAAAGAGTGGGGTATTcatatatatggggggggggaaggcgccATCTCCCCAGAGTGGTTGGAGGGCCTGCAGCTTCCCTCAGAAAGACCCCAgccttttttaattattattattattacaaaaagTACATATTAATAATTCTAGGTATTCGAATATTTCTTATGCTGATTACTGGAAAGGGGAGTTGTGTTTATATTAATGGGCTGCCGGTCTGTATTTTGGCTCCTTGGCAGCCCGgcctgttggggttgccaacctccaggtactggcaaataacggttagcctgctatacagttagttagcaaatacaaaatagaagggggaaaaacaagcattcaaagTCTGTCTtggttcaatttaggcatatagttaacgtACAATTATATAATCGTTGTCTGTGCACTATTTGGCGGGATAAATCATAAACAGCTTGTAATTACTAATGTCTGAAAGTTTAAATTCTTGAGATTGTGAAGTGTCTTGTAATAGCTCTCCTCGGGGTTTGTTATTTGCTCTGTTCAAAGCTGTTCTTataatggttagcacattacctttgttacttttttgcaggacaatgattcagctcaaactcaacccctttctgactatatattactcttcctacacacttgacactgagacactgtccttcagtgttactcctctgaagatgcctgccacagctgctggcgaaacgtcaggaaagaaaataccaagaccacggtcacacagcccggataacctacaagaaccaatgttcttATAACTGTTTGTGGATACTGTCTTACAGTTAGGTCCTTCACCAGTTGGTTTGCTGCCTTGTTGTATTCATGTAATTCTGTGGCATCCCTCTTTAAACGAAGGAATTGGCCATACGGGAGGTTGCGTTTCAAATGGAGGGGATGAAAGGAATTGTAGTGTAGTAGGGAATTTCTATCAATGGGCTTCCTGTATGGCTTGACATTAAGGGAGCCATTATGTTTCTTATATATTATTGTGTCTAGAAATGGAATTTGTAATGTATTGGCTTCTCCAGTAAGACGAATATTGTCGTCTTGGATATTAATCCATTCTTTAAATGCTGAGAAGCTTTCCATGTCTCTTGTTGCTATTAGGATGtcatcaataaatcttttgtacAGAAATGTTGAATTGTTAAAGGGATTGTTTGGAGAAATAATGAAATTGTGTTCAAAATAAATCATATAAATATTAGCTATAGGTGGAGCACATGCACTCCCCATAGCAACTCCTtttgtctgaggagggtggagtttggggaggggctggagatcagttgtaatagcaggagatctccagctagtacctgagggttCGGAGGCTCGAGAAATGCAAACCACACTGGaatgtaacaaataaattataataatctGAAGGCATTAAACTCATGCCAATCACTGAGAAACATGAGCATCATAAGCATCAAGAGAGCAGATGCATCATAACAAAGCAATACCCCATAAGGAGAAACCCAGGTCGGGGGTCTCCCGCCCGGGAGAATAGAAAACAAATAATTGTCCACGAGTCAAAAGCAAGGTCCAAGGAAGTGGTAGGgtgggagaacgtgtggctagtcgttggtgcacgttggAAGTAAGCGCGTTGTCCGTTGACCGTCAGCTAAAGTAAATGCGTCTATTTGGAATTCAAGTGCGCATGTAATTTCACCGCTCTCATGAAATTACATGCGTACTTGAATTCCAAATAGACGCATTTACTTTAGCTGACGGTCAACGGACAACGCGCTTACTCCCAATTGGATTTAAAAGCATTACAGTTGCCTTAAGTTgttttttggagctgaagaaagccttttgaaacgtCCACCAACAACTAGCCACACGTTCTGATGCTTATGATGTTTATGTTTCTCAGTGATTGGCATGAGTTTAATGCCTTCagattattataatttatttgttacattCCAGTGTGGTTTACATTTCTTGAGCCTCcgtgccaccattttctccaattgAATTAATTCTGGCATAGGTGTTTTcatttatagtacctggaggttggcaaccctactagaatgACAGGAAGCCACCCATCTCAGAGCATTGGACTGGTTTGGGGGAGACTGTCATGACTAGAAAGATCTGGCTGCTCCCTCTTTCCTACCTCacagagaggcagcatggtgtagtggttaagagtggtgaactctaatctggagaaccgggttggtttccccattcctccccacgaagcctgctgggtgaccttgggccagtcagttctctccgaacgctttaagccccacctacctcacaaggtgtctgttgtggggagaggaagggaaggggactgtaaactggtctgattcgccttaaaaggtagcgaaagctggcatataaaaaccaactgttcttcttcacagggttgtcgtgaaggTAAAACAAGAATCGTCCACCCTGAGGTCTTTGAAGGAAGCGTGACTGACTTGAGAACGGAGAAGAAAAACATACCGGACAGTTTGCTCTGGTCTTAGAAAGCATATTTTGAGTCTTCGTGCATCCGGTATGTAATTTATTTTCTACAGTTACACAATGCACATTGCGTTTGTTGCATTAACTATTTGTCGGTTATTGAAACAGAGCTCTGGTTCATATTGGCTCACTCCAACATTTCTTCCCCTCCATTTGCTTTGTATTCAGCTTTGCTGTGTCCatcaaagatagggttgccaactccaggttgggaaatgcctggggatgtgggggtggaACCCAAGGAAGACATG
This window contains:
- the ATP5MF gene encoding ATP synthase subunit f, mitochondrial isoform X1 yields the protein MSSLGSTPTSPVPVKDLRLLDVKLGQLPAWLASCDYSPAGIVKAYQRGTNRFYNKYINVKKGGIGGIAILLTSYVVISYIWSYDHIKHDRWRKYH
- the ATP5MF gene encoding ATP synthase subunit f, mitochondrial isoform X3, coding for MSSLGSTPTSPVPVKDLRLLDVKLGQLPAWLASCDYSPAGIVKAYQREHDRWRKYH
- the ATP5MF gene encoding ATP synthase subunit f, mitochondrial isoform X2 yields the protein MADRLVPVKDLRLLDVKLGQLPAWLASCDYSPAGIVKAYQRGTNRFYNKYINVKKGGIGGIAILLTSYVVISYIWSYDHIKHDRWRKYH
- the CPSF4 gene encoding cleavage and polyadenylation specificity factor subunit 4; its protein translation is MQELIASVDHIKFELEIAVEQQLGAQPLPFPGMDKSGAAVCEFFLKSACGKGGMCPFRHISGEKTVVCKHWLRGLCKKGDQCEFLHEYDMTKMPECYFYSKFGECSNKECPFLHIDPESKIKDCPWYDRGFCKHGPLCRHRHTRRVICVNYLVGFCPEGPACKFMHPRFELPMGTTEQPPLPQPPQPQQKQNNNPPLQRSSSLIQLTSQNSSPNQQRTPQVIGVMQSQNNSVGNRGPRPLEQVTCYKCGEKGHYANRCTKGHLAFLSGQ